The proteins below are encoded in one region of Delphinus delphis chromosome 4, mDelDel1.2, whole genome shotgun sequence:
- the APOD gene encoding apolipoprotein D, with amino-acid sequence MILRVETAFILIKKVHLQPPSSKMVPALLLLLPALAGLLGAAEGQAFHLGKCPNPPVQENFDVNKYLGRWYEIEKIPVSFEKGSCIQANYSLMENGNIKVINKELRADGTVNQIEGEATQENITEPAKLAVKFFWFMPSAPYWVLATDYENYALVYSCTTIIWLFHMDHVWILGRNPYLPPETVTYLKDILTSNDIDIEKIAVTDQVNCPEFL; translated from the exons GTCCACCTCCAGCCACCCAGCTCCAAGatggtcccagctctgctgctgctgcttcctgccCTGGCTGGACTCTTAGGAGCAGCTGAGGGACAAGCTTTCCATCTCGGGAAATGCCCAAATCCTCCAGTGCAGGAGAACTTTGACGTGAATAAG TATCTTGGAAGATGGTATGAAATTGAGAAGATCCCAGTGAGCTTTGAGAAGGGAAGTTGCATCCAAGCCAACTACTCGCTAATGGAAAACGGAAACATCAAAGTGATAAACAAGGAGCTGAG AGCTGATGGAACTGTGAATCAAATTGAAGGCGAAGCCACCCAGGAGAACATCACGGAGCCCGCCAAGTTGGCAGTTAAGTTTTTCTGGT TCATGCCATCAGCTCCATACTGGGTCCTGGCCACCGACTATGAGAACTACGCCCTCGTGTACTCCTGTACCACAATCATCTGGCTTTTTCACATGGATCATGTTTGGATCTTGGGAAGAAACCCTTATCTCCCTCCAGAAACAGTGACCTATCTCAAAGATATCCTGACCTCTAATGACATTGACATTGAGAAAATAGCTGTCACAGATCAGGTGAACTGCCCCGAGTTCCTATAA